The sequence GCTGCGGGGTGCCGGTGCCGCGGGCGCTCTGGCTGGCCCTGGCGTCCCCCCTGGTCGGCGTGCACCTGATCTCCGGCGCGCACAACGACGCGCTGATGGTCGGCCTGATGGTCGCCGGGTTGGCGGTGGTGGCGTCCCGGCCCGGTCGCCGCTGGGCGCTGCTGGCCGGGGGAGTGCTGCTCGGGCTCGCCGCCGCCGTGAAGATCACCGCGTTGGTGGTGGTGCCGTTCGCCGCGCTGGCCGCGATGGCCGGGCCGTACCGGATCCGGACGCTGATCCGGGACGGCGGCCCGGTGGTCGGCGGCGCGCTCGCGGCGGCGCTCGGGGCGAGCTTCGCGGCGGGCCTGGGCTTCGGCTGGATCAGCGGGCTGGAGCAGGGGAGCCTGGTGATCGCCTGGACCTCGCCGTCCACCGCGGTCGGGCAGACCGTCGGGTACGTCGCGGCGCTCTTCGGCGCGCACGTCGACGCGCTGCCGGTGACCAGGGCGATCGGCGTGCTGGTGCTCGCCGTGCTGCTGGTGTGGCTGTGGTGGCGGGCCCGTACCCGGGATCCGCTCTGGCACGCCGGGCTGGCCCTGGCCGCCACGGTGGCCCTGTCCCCGCTCTTCCACCCCTGGTACTGGATCTGGCCGCTGACCGTGCTGGCCGCCACCGCGCGGCGTACCGGATGGTTCTCGCTGGTCGCGCTGGTGTCGTCGTTCCTGGTGCTGGCCGACGGCACCGGCCTGGCCCGGTTCACCAAGATGCCCGGTGCGCCGCTGATGACGCTGTTGGTGATCGTGGTGGCCGTCCGGTTGGTACGGTCGGCTCGGGCGGCCCGCCGGCCGGCCCCCGCCGCCTGAGGAGAGGTTGCCGGTGACCGAGCCCGGCCCGCCGACCACCGGCCGGGCCCGGCTCGCCCGGTACGCCGGCCTGCTTGGCGCGGTGCTGCTCACCGTCGCCGGGTGGCTGGGCGGGGCGCTGCCGGACATCCCGCCCGCCGGCCCCTGGCACGCCGGAAACGCCCCTTGGGCGCTGGGCTGCTGGCTGCTCGGCACGGCGCTGCTGGTCGGGGCCTGGTGGTCGCTGCGCCGGGGCGCCCCGTCTACCCGGTGGGCGTACCTGACCGCCGGGCTGTGGCTGCTCCCGCTGCTGGCCGCGCCGCCGCTGGGCAGCCGGGACGTCTACTCGTACGCCTGCCAGGGCTGGGCGTACGCCGCCGGCCACGACCCGTACGACGTGGGGGTGGCGGCGGCCGGCTGCCCCTGGGTGGAGTCGGTCGCGCCGATCTGGCGGGACACCCCCGCGCCGTACGGCCCGTTCTTCGTGCTGCTCGCCGCGCTGGCCGCGACCCTCGGCGGCGGCCTGGTCGGCACCGTCGTGCTGCTGCGGCTCGTCGCGCTGGCCGGGGTGCTGCTGGCCGCGCTCTGCCTGCCCGGGTTGGCCCGGGCCGCCGGGGTGCCCACCGCCCGGGCGGCCTGGCTGGCGCTGGCCTGCCCGCTGGTCGGGGTGCACCTGGTGGCCGGGGCGCACAACGACGCGGTGATGCTCGGGCTGCTCCTGCTCGGCCTGCTGGTGCTGGTCCGGCTGCCCGGCCGGCCGACGGCGCTGCTGGCCGCCGGGGTGCTGCTGGGCCTGGCGGTGACCGTGAAGGCCACCGCCGTGGTGGTGCTGCCGTTCGCGGCCCTCGCGGCGGTGCTCGGCCGGTACACCCCGCGCGCCCTGCTGCGGGACGGGGGCTGGCTGGCCGGCGGCGTGCTGGCCGCGCTGGCCGCCACCTCGGCGCTGTCCGGGCTCGGCCTGGGCTGGCTCGCCGGGCTGGCCCGCAGCGGCGACGCCGAGCAGTGGACCTCCCCGCCCACCGCCGTGGGCGTCGTCGTGGACTACCTCGGCGAGATGGCCGGGCGGGAGCCGGGCGCGGTGCCGGTCATCCGGGCGGTGGCGCTGGTGCTGCTCGCGGTGCTGCTGGTGGTGCTCTGGTGGCGGGCCTGGTCGGCGCTGCGCGCCCTCAACGACGTCCGGCAGCGGGTGCGCCGGCTGGCGGTGGCCCGCCCCCGGGTGACCCTGCACGCCGCCGGCGTCGCGCTGGCCGCCACGGTGGTGCTCGCCCCGGTCTTCCACCCCTGGTACGCGACCTGGCCGCTGCTGCTGCTCGCCGTGTCGGCGACCCGGACCGGGTGGTTCGTGCTGCCCGCCGCGGTGGCCACCTTCCTGGCCCTGCCGGACGGGACGTCCCTGGCCCGGTACACCAAGGCACCCGGCGCGATCGCCATGACCGTGCTG comes from Micromonospora purpureochromogenes and encodes:
- the mptB gene encoding polyprenol phosphomannose-dependent alpha 1,6 mannosyltransferase MptB — encoded protein: MTEPGPPTTGRARLARYAGLLGAVLLTVAGWLGGALPDIPPAGPWHAGNAPWALGCWLLGTALLVGAWWSLRRGAPSTRWAYLTAGLWLLPLLAAPPLGSRDVYSYACQGWAYAAGHDPYDVGVAAAGCPWVESVAPIWRDTPAPYGPFFVLLAALAATLGGGLVGTVVLLRLVALAGVLLAALCLPGLARAAGVPTARAAWLALACPLVGVHLVAGAHNDAVMLGLLLLGLLVLVRLPGRPTALLAAGVLLGLAVTVKATAVVVLPFAALAAVLGRYTPRALLRDGGWLAGGVLAALAATSALSGLGLGWLAGLARSGDAEQWTSPPTAVGVVVDYLGEMAGREPGAVPVIRAVALVLLAVLLVVLWWRAWSALRALNDVRQRVRRLAVARPRVTLHAAGVALAATVVLAPVFHPWYATWPLLLLAVSATRTGWFVLPAAVATFLALPDGTSLARYTKAPGAIAMTVLVVALAAWAWHRWRRGRPAPPATRP
- the mptB gene encoding polyprenol phosphomannose-dependent alpha 1,6 mannosyltransferase MptB; this encodes MPHHLSRWIGLAGSTLLAVAAYLGGALPDSPLRPTPVSIWQGRHGPLVIGLWLAGTALMAWAWWSLRDRVPSARWALVTAGLWLVPLLVAPPLGSRDVYAYACQGASYAAGISPYEQGVSALPCPWLDTISYIWRDTPAPYGPLFVMISGAIVKATGSLTAAAALFRLLALAGVALTAWCLPVLARRCGVPVPRALWLALASPLVGVHLISGAHNDALMVGLMVAGLAVVASRPGRRWALLAGGVLLGLAAAVKITALVVVPFAALAAMAGPYRIRTLIRDGGPVVGGALAAALGASFAAGLGFGWISGLEQGSLVIAWTSPSTAVGQTVGYVAALFGAHVDALPVTRAIGVLVLAVLLVWLWWRARTRDPLWHAGLALAATVALSPLFHPWYWIWPLTVLAATARRTGWFSLVALVSSFLVLADGTGLARFTKMPGAPLMTLLVIVVAVRLVRSARAARRPAPAA